A genomic stretch from Lathyrus oleraceus cultivar Zhongwan6 chromosome 2, CAAS_Psat_ZW6_1.0, whole genome shotgun sequence includes:
- the LOC127118514 gene encoding mitogen-activated protein kinase kinase kinase 17, giving the protein MNKANSWVRGKCIGKGAFGVVNMAYSKSDSRVFAVKSVDTKTALPNQLQALENEIAILKRLSSSSSSPHVVSYLGDDVTCEGEGTSSFKNLHLEYMPGGTVADLDRADVDERLVRKFAWCLVNALRDVHARGVVHCDVKGKNVLVAGGSCSVAKLADFGSAVEFSGGRCFSPRGSPLWMAPEVIRREYQGPESDVWSLGCTVIEIFSGKSPWEDQGFDTLNQIGFSDELPEFPNGLSEIGIDFLEKCLRRDRSRRWSCDQLLQHPFLLPCDSVVESSPRSVMDWVDSRFTESENEFEFEEVKLNCDTNLAKNRISKLESGLRVNWETENWVVVREISSEEESSPTEKEECGDEVSGAISELENVMRVVEEMEVEVETSLEYSNSDERVKWEMLRLLWWRECYNQCKYNRNRRNSIIGGSGSCCGWRCRYRYGWEKFDRNICRIFIIYTLCCKIIKSFHFLLIYYYSFWLKMLLNCWCLKLRFKLKIIKGVFILNFSRNNFETFFTQTTFEN; this is encoded by the coding sequence ATGAATAAGGCTAATTCATGGGTGAGAGGAAAGTGTATCGGTAAGGGCGCGTTTGGCGTCGTGAATATGGCTTATTCAAAAAGCGATTCTAGAGTTTTCGCGGTGAAGTCTGTTGATACTAAAACTGCGCTTCCGAATCAGTTACAAGCGTTGGAGAATGAGATTGCGATATTGAAACGgttatcttcttcttcttcttctccgcACGTGGTATCTTATCTCGGCGATGACGTCACGTGCGAGGGTGAAGGAACGTCGTCGTTTAAGAATCTTCACTTGGAGTACATGCCAGGTGGCACCGTCGCTGATTTGGATCGCGCTGACGTGGACGAACGGTTAGTTAGAAAGTTCGCGTGGTGTTTGGTTAACGCGCTGAGGGATGTTCACGCGCGTGGAGTTGTTCACTGCGATGTTAAGGGGAAGAATGTTCTCGTTGCCGGAGGTTCATGCTCCGTCGCTAAGCTCGCTGATTTCGGATCGGCGGTGGAGTTTTCCGGTGGGAGATGTTTTTCGCCTCGTGGAAGCCCGTTGTGGATGGCACCGGAGGTGATTCGGAGGGAGTATCAAGGACCGGAATCTGACGTGTGGTCGCTTGGATGCACGGTGATTGAGATTTTCTCCGGGAAGTCACCGTGGGAGGATCAAGGCTTCGATACTCTGAATCAAATTGGATTTTCCGATGAATTACCGGAGTTTCCTAACGGTTTATCGGAAATCGGGATCGATTTTCTCGAGAAGTGTTTGAGGAGAGACCGGAGCCGGAGATGGAGCTGTGATCAGCTGCTACAGCATCCATTTCTGTTACCGTGCGATAGTGTGGTAGAATCGTCACCTCGTTCTGTCATGGACTGGGTTGACTCGCGATTCACCGAGTCAGAAAACGAGTTCGAATTCGAAGAAGTAAAGTTGAATTGCGATACAAATTTAGCTAAAAATAGAATTAGTAAATTAGAGAGTGGATTGAGGGTAAATTGGGAAACAGAAAATTGGGTAGTGGTGAGGGAAATTTCGTCTGAAGAAGAGTCATCACCAACAGAAAAAGAAGAGTGTGGGGACGAAGTATCAGGGGCAATATCGGAATTGGAGAATGTAATGAGGGTAGTAGAGGAAATGGAGGTAGAAGTAGAAACTAGTTTGGAATATTCAAATTCTGATGAAAGGGTAAAATGGGAAATGTTGAGGTTGTTGTGGTGGCGTGAGTGTTATAATCAGTGCAAGTACAACCGCAACCGCAGGAACAGCATTATAGGTGGAAGTGGAAGTTGTTGTGGTTGGAGATGTCGGTATAGATACGGTTGGGAAAAGTTTGATAGGAATATTTGTAGAATATTCATTATTTACACACTGTGTTGTAAAATAATCaaatcatttcattttttattaatatattattattCTTTTTGGTTAAAAATGTTATTGAATTGTTGGTGTTTGAAATTGAGATTCAAGTTGAAAATTATTAAGGGtgtatttattttaaattttagtAGAAATAATTTTGAAACCTTTTTTACTCAAACAACTTTTGAAAATTAA